The genome window AAGCATTCAAGTTCagcaaaggaggagaaggaatgtTTCCAAGCATCTGGAGCTTTCCAAGCATTCAGCCACATGTGTGTGAAGTTTTCTTCCCCACCTCACGTGACATGAGGCAGAAGCTCAAACACATTACACAATAATCAAAATATGCCTCTGGCAAAGCTGAGCCAAAATCTGAAGCTGTTGCAAGGAACGGAGAACGCAAATGAAAGAAACCCACTTTCACAAACTTGACTGAAACCGTCCAGAATGCTTCCAGCCTATTGAAAGGGAGTGCTTTGCAGCTAGGAATCACACTCAACTGGACAAAGAGGATGCTCTGCGGGGAATTATCGGTTTGAGATTTAGCAGTTTTCCTACTGGCTGTCAGGATCCTGTTGAAGGAATTTGTGCTTGTGAGTAGTGCTTTCTTTCATAAAAATGTATCCAAGTGAGGTTTGCAACCATTATTCTaagcatatttacttggaaataacTTCCATAAAGTTCAGAAGGTTTTATTCCCAAGCAAAATGCGCAAAGTCAGGCTGGTAAAGCACTTGAAACTTGTATAGAAACTTTCAATGGGATCATAGCTGACTTGCAGGGAGGCAATGCTGAGTTGTTTAAGAGAGCTGGTTGTACAAACTGTGCAAAGTCTTTTCTCTTGCTACTGATGCAACAGGGAGAGTTTTACTTAGGCCAACCCCAGACAATTGCAGCAGGCTCAATGGCAACAGAAGCTCTGGGGCTGAGTTCCAAGTTTTTGGACTGGATCAAGGGACAAGAGGCCAAGTCCTTCCTGGTATCACTCTGTACTTGTCTCCTGCTGAATTCCCCCAGACAATGACTTCCTTTCCAGTCTTAAAGGCTGCTCACTGCTATTAACAATGAGAGGGATTTTGCACACCATTATTTCAATAAATGCACATCTTCTTGTTTTTCCTCCAGTATCACCACCCTTGATCTGATTCACATCTTTCATATGTTGCATCTGTCTGTCTTGGTCCATCTTCAAATCTTGCTGGGttctttttttcaattattttttcagCTGAAACAATCATGATGCACCAGCACAAAAGCAAAAAGAATCTGGAGTTTTTTCAGCTACTTTCCATGATTCTCTTTAAGAAATTGAAGGATTCTCCCACATGGGTTTGATGACCTTTGCATTAGCAGTTTTTCTCCCAAGTAGACTTGCAGTCATGGCTGGCATATGGGTCACTATGGGAGCACCTTTTGCAACATAGCTGTGTTTATTTAGTAATATGTGGGGGCATTCTGTGCAGCCAACCTATGTAGAAGGAATCAATTCTTGTTCATGTGAAACGTTCTGATTAAGAACTGATGCATACAGAGGAAGAGAACTGACAACCCCCTTGTATTTGATACAGTCCATATAAGTTGGTCCCTTTTAGTAGGAAATGATAATAGTCATCAATATCCCCCATAACAGTTCAGGAAGCCTTTGTGTCACTGCATGCTTCTTTGTGGAATTAGTTGAGGGGTGTCTGAGACATGGTAACTCAGTGAATTTCATTCTATATCATTAAACTAGATGCATGTTAGCTTTGTGCTAATTCCTTAAGGTCTGCAAGTTATATTGACCAGAGGAGTCACAGAAATGAAGTTCACACAAAGGAAAACACACAACTGTTCAATATGGCTCTTCACAGCTATCAAAAGCACAACTTGACTTCCTCCACCACTGCTGTGCTCTGCCCTTTGCAGGTGCTTCGTCTTACCCTATCCTGATGGTGGTTTGAGTAGACTTTTGCTTGTTTAAACAGAGCCAGTAAACATGCAGTATATGTACATTAAAAGCATTTTGCTTTGAGGAAACATATAAAAGATTCTGGAAGACAGTTCAACTCTCTGTGTGTGCACAAGTGTCCCCATGAAATGCCTATGCTACATTTTGAGGTGTGGAAGTGCAGGGTTGACAGTTCCACCTTGGAaaagtgctggagatttgggaatagtGCCTGGTAAGGTTGGCATTTGGAAAGAGGAGAGAGCTCCGCAGAGATTAGATGCCCTGCCACTCACCTTCAAAGCTGTCTTTTCTTCTTGGGTAACTGACTTCTAAAGTCTGAAGgtagttgcaattccaggagaactccagctccACTTGAGGTGGGTAATCCTGGAGCGggaaggcagcctgcagggatTAGATTTTCATTGTGAGTCTTGGAATCAGCAGTCTGCAGTGTAATCATCCTataattgttttggtgttctgagACCAAAGAGAGGGGTCATACTAGCACTCATCAGCAATCCTGGAGAGGGTTGCTGAGAGAAAGGGATAAACATATGTGGATAAATGTATGGAGTCTGCAGTCACCTTGGGGTTCATGGATACTGGCAAATTATTCCTATGATGACTGAATTAGATCTGGGAGGGGGTCTTTGTCTGGGGCCCCTAGATGGCTCTAAGCAGCCTAGCTCCTGGGTGAAACAGGATCCTTTGTTTGTCTGGCTTAGGCAAGAAAATTCCTTTGGGGAAGAGCAGATGGTACCTTAGCCAGAGAATCATTGCATTGCACTGTATGTTGTAAATGTGAAAGTTGTAAATATGGAAGGTACTGAGGCAGGAATAGATCTGGAGCTCATTTGTTCTGGttacaacacttttaaaaaggagcTAGTCTGGAATTCATATCCTCTGACCCAGACATCCTGGTCATGAATCCGTGAGGCCTGACTTCAGTTTCTCAGCAGTGAGCGGGGAGGGAGGTACTTTGCACCTGCCCAGAGGAGTTTTGTTCTTATTTGCAGCTTTCAGCTCTCATATTTGAAACAGGTTTTGGAGTTGAAGCCCAATTGGAGCCTTGGCCAAAACAAAGCCTTGTGTCTGAAAAGAGGCAGATGTGAACTTGCTGGGATTTATCAGAACACAGATTCCCTCATTTAGATTGTGACAGAGATGAATATTGAACCATCTCTGGTTTGGAGGTTTGGTAGCCAGTGTCCTACTTTGGACAGCAGTCATCTGATATGAACACAAagagattccccacccacccaaaggtTATCATCTGAGCTTCTCTGAAATTTATTTTCTTAACTCTCTTTTCCTTTACTATGTTCTTAATCACATACATTCCCAAATGGTTAAGCTCTTTGAACAGCAATAATTTATAACACATTTCTCCAGTGATGTGAAGTCCCAAAGCAAATGATGTGCTAACTGTTTTTGCTTTATCCTCATCCCATACACCATGCACACTTCATTCCTTTGATCCCCTATTTCCCCAGATCTGAGGGCAGGCTTGGGAAGTGATGACAATTtattttataatgttatattACTTGAACTTATACACCTTCTTTTCCCACAGCTCGAcgcatgcattaaaaaaaaaatttaaaagcatgCAATATGAATTATAGTGCATAAACTCTCCAAACCCTGATATCTATTTCCAGATATGAACTTCCTATCCATGAAGTTCTGACATTTCAAGATGATGAAACTCCCAAAGAAAGAACCCAAAAATGAAGAGCAGAAAAAGTGTGTTCTGTGAACTGTGAACTATGAAGTGGCATAACAGGCAGAAATGAACAAAATAACCTTATTTCCCATGATGGAGATGCAATGTGAGAAAAGCTGCACCTGTTGATTTCTGCTCAGTTGACAGGTGTtaaaggctctctctctcttggagTGTCTCTCTCTCCAAAAGTGGCAGGTCtgccattagctcccattgcataTTTTCAGTTCTTTGGTATCCCAACTGAAATCTGGTTCTGTGCCTCATtccattttccctttcatttggATTTCTGCCATTGATACCACAGGGACCCCTAGATATGCCCTCTCTGGAAACCTCTCTTAACATGACTGCCAAAGACCTGGAACTAGTCAGGGCACCCCAGGAGGGAGTAGTTCACCTGCCTGAAATCTCCATGGAAATGCTAAACAAAGCTCTGTCAGACTCTGAAGCTGCCCCAGACCCTTTGGACTATATAAGAAAAGGCCCAGGTGCAAACCTCCTCCACTCCTCAACATAACTCAATCAAGCCTCAGCTCAGTCCTTTGTTAAACAAGCCCAGACTGGGGAAAGGTGACTCACATGTGCTACCCTGAGCAGCTCAGAGGAAACATGGGATAAAAGTGAACTAGACAAAGGTGTCAATCCTATTATTTTCACGTTTTGTGAGCTGAAGAATACAAAATACGTCTgctaacagccccccccccctctcttttcacAGACTTCATCATGATTTTCTTGGTTCTGTTTGTCTGGACTGTGCCTTGTATCGCTAATCATCTTCTCAGTAGTTTTGTCAAAGCAGAAAGCCAGAAAGGCTCCCGGCAACTTGTCTGCAGCATGCCAGGACCAAAAGGCCTTCCAGGACCACCAGGACCTCCAGGTCCACCTGGGACTATGGGAAGGATGGGCTTCCCAGGAAGAGATGGACAGGATGGAAAGGATGGGGAGAAAGGAGCGGTGGGAGAAGAAGGTGAGCAGCTGATTCCTTTCACATCTCTATCTTGATCACAGCAAAAATTTACAAACTGCAGGGAAACCCACACCAGCCAAATGAAGAAATGACATAAAGgggctttttaaaataagcacCAGCACCACCAAATTCTAaagaacaccccccacccccacctgcaaaATAACCATTGGGAGTTCTGTTCCAAGTACCTTAACCATCCAAACTGAGGCAGGTGGGAAGCAGGGATAGGGATTTGTTTACAGTTGCTGCTCTTTAcaccttagaacagtgatggtgaaccttttcgagaccaagtgcccaaattgcaacccaaaccccacgtatttatcacaaagtgccaacacagcaattaacctgaatgctgaggttttggtttagaaaaaatggttggctccctcttcctccgccccacccactcgagcaggggccagcctgctccagcctccagcaagtcccagggctaccagccgagtcctcctgctcaccgcggtgcatgcacatcgtgctcagtggctcaggccagcctagatgtatatgtatgtgtatgtgtgggtgggtaggtgggtgggtgattttccaccccccacatgatgaactctgtgtgcgcgtgcccacagagagggctccgagtgccacctctggcacccgtgccataggttcgccatcactgccttagaataTCTCCCCCAGATAAGTCCTtctgttctcctctcctttctttcccaCAGCAGGTAAAACGGTTCTGTTTAAGCATTCCTTTGGGTAAGGAGGGGAAATGGTTTCAGAAGGTTATTTGCTTCTTTGTAATTTGACTTGTTTATttttagttgtggttttattCGGTTGGATTCTACAGATCCATTCTGCTAGTAGTGGCACTTTTTATCCTAATATGAACATTATTTGTCTTCTTTAAAAGGTTACATTCTCTGTGTACAGGATGCTGATATATTCTGATTTTCTAGCAATATGAGCGAGGGATAccaacctccaggctggaccCGGAGTTCTTGTCTTCCTTATgcatcacccccaaatctccaggaattgtctagcctggagttggcaagagAGGGTGAGCACAGGCAGAACAACCAGTGCTGACAATTACTCAAAATATAATAGGAAGCATCTGTCTTTTGGGATACTTCCTGTCTACCATTACTAAAAATGTCCAGTGATGTTTCATCATAGTTGTATCCTAAAGGACACCCTAAAGTATAAAGATGATTGCATATTGCATTCAAATCAGTCATATGAAAACTCACTGAAGCTGATTTGTCTCTTAGGTCCAGAAGGCAAAGGAGGAAACTCAGGCAAACCAGGGCCAAAAGGAAAAGCCGGAGCCATTGGCAAAGCTGGTCCTCGTGGTCCAAAGGGTCTCAAAGGAAACCCTGGAAAAAATGGGGCATCAGGAAAGAAAGGCCCTAAAGGAGCACGGGGGGACATTGGGATGCCAGGACCCTGCAGCTGCGGGGCCAATAAAGCCAAGTCAGCCTTCTCCGTTGCAGTGACCAAAAGCTACCCAAGGGAGAGACTGCCCATAAAGTTTGACAAGATCCTGATGAATGAAGGTGAACATTATAATGCTTCCAGTGGGAAATTTGTATGCAGTATCCCTGGCATCTACTATTTTACCTATGACATCACTTTGGCCAATAAACATTTGGCTATTGGGCTAGTGCAGAATGGACAGTACCGGATAAAAACATTTGATGCCAATACTGGTAACCATGATGTAGCTTCTGGATCAACTATTCTTTCTCTAAAACAAGATGATGAGGTCTGGCTACAGATCTTCTACGCAGAACAGAATGGACTCTTTTATGACCCATACTGGACAGACAGCCTTTTCACTGGGTTTCTGATATATGCTGACCAGGATTACCTCAATGAAATATAAGGAAAGACTCCATTGCCAATAAATTCTAACAGGAAACGGAGTGTGAAAAAGGTATAGCTACAATGTACATATAGCTGTGAAACAGCCTTCTTTCTGCCATGGCCGGCCTAATTAATATGGACTGTGGCCAAACAtcagggctacaatattgatagcCAGATAAATGGCCCAGACGTAACACAAATCCCTGGTTTAATTTACAGTTAACTTGTTGGAACCAGGATTTGGCTTCCAGAACACCACTCAGATGTTGGCTTTATTGcctttgttcttttcctttcctcctgtgtcaccccagcagtggcgtacctaggcaaactggcaccctgggcaaaacctgagtttgatgccccccatgggcggagcagcccagccgcagcactcacccttcctggacagccccagcagcccaagttcactggaggcagagctccctgttctcctgctctgcctctggtggcttgtgggccactgtacagagtgggcagggcttagaaatcaggtgcTCCGATGTGACGAAAAATTTTGGCGCCTAAGGCAACTGCCCTCTTTtcccaatgggcggtacgccacgctggctgccaaccttcaggtggaatttgatgatctcccgctattacaactgatcctcagatgatagagatcagttcccctggagaaaacggctgctttgcagggtgaaCTGTTATGTCATTGTACCCCACCCCAGGCtcccccctcaaaatctccagtgaTTTCCTGACCCAGAACTGACATCCCTACAGCATAGCCATCTTTCTGATATCTCACAAAATCATTGTTAAGACAAAGTGTAGTTAAGAAAACAACTTTGACCATGGTTTCAGATCCCAGTTTGCTAAGTGAGCATAGTTAGTGGAGTGGCCTGTGTTCAAATGGCTGCATTAACCAGTGACATGCATCCATTCATCTATGGATGGCTTTCCCTTCTTGCTGTAGCCCACTGAGTTCCCACCCATTTTGTTCTTGGGAGTCACTGGACCCTTGGGAAAAGTTTAGGGGGCAAAGAGGGAGTCTGCACTGGGAGAAAGGAGTCAGCAGAAATCGCCGCAACTTCTTCTGCAAATGGAAATGGTGTTCTCTCAGAGGATACGTGATAGTTGATTAAACCCTGGTTTTACATGACATCTGGATTCAACATACATTTACATGTTTCTTTATCTTAGTGTGTTCAGCCCTTGGAAGAATAATTCTTGTCGATAAACTCTGATTATTCAAATAATCTACAGTGGagatgggaaagaaaaagagaagagtttaccAATCAACACAGTTCTATTTTCCCAAGGGAATGTTTGTGTTGTCTCATGTGATTTAAAATCATGAAGGGTACTCCTTGCGCCCTGTATCCTGCTATATCATTCAGCAGTTTAAAGCCTTCCTAAGGGGTCTATAGTTCAGAGAAAGGTTTTAGACTTTGTTGATCAGGATACAGGACAGTTATCTTTGGGTCTCTTTTTGTGCTGAGCTCTGTGTACCAGGACCTCTATATAAGGTAATCACTATTGATCACTTGTGCTAGGTCACATCTGTATAATGTCAATAACACGCTGAAACCATACAGGACACAGAAAAGGTCTCCATCTAAAGATTTTATCATCTGTATTTAACAAGCTGGGGGTCTGCAAGGAAGTGGGGAGATGAAAAACTGGGAGATTTCACTTTTCTGACAGTGCAATACTGAAAGACAAATAAACTTAGGAATCACACCAGCACACCGAGCTCTAATCCTGAcagtctagtacagtggtggcgaacctttggcactccagatgttatggactacaattcccatcagcccctgccagcatggccaattggccatactggcaggggctgatgggaattgtagtccacaacatctggagtgccaaaggttcgccaccacgggctagTATTGCAATTGATCTCTGATCTTtgcattctggagatcagttgtaatttttggAGAACTCCacaccccacctggaggctgaccaCCCTAGCAGCCTCTGGCATCGCTtctttgctgagctccctccccaggctccacccccccgaacctccaggaatttcccaacctggagttggcaaccctagcctccATCAGGAGGCATGACAATGGAGGACCTTTTCtaaacctagggttgccagctctgggctggggaaTATGTGAAGATTTGGGAAGTAAAGCTtcaggagggaggggtttgggaagggaagggacttcagtggtgtataatgccatagagtccacctttcagagtggccattttctcctggtgaacttatctctgttccctggagataaattgtaatagcaggagatctccggccaccacctggaagttggcaactctgtctAAAGCCTCCCAGTCCactccctgcctctctccccacccctttgctTTATAGAAATCAAGGCTGGAAAGGTTTGGCAATATGGtcgtggttgcctagcaacccccaaCAACCTTTGAGAATTCCATAGGTTTTCTTAAACTAACATATTTTCTTTCTATTGGGGAGTTGTAATCACCAGATTCCCCCTGCCCAGGTTTCAAATCTATCTACAATCCTGTGACttccttcaggtttgtagaaaaatgttCACCCCCATTCTGTCCATagctccattttgcagctgtATTGATTATATTCTGTAtgcttcaggctggaaataaatatACTGATTATGGACAAGACACAGAGATGTTGGTTTATTCTAGAGTAATCACAAGACATTTGTTTATATTTGCTACAACAGACAAACATGGCCATCTCTAGggttcccaaaccccaccctccccaaaatctccagatattacCCCATtctgacctggcaaccctagctatccCTCTGGCCCATAAAAACCGCATCCAGACCTGTTAATCTCCAACTCATACTGTCAAAACTACAGATGAGAAGCTGGGGAGTTCTTTCCTCATCCACAGCACCTCTGCCAGGATTGCATCACCCACCTCTAGATactgtgataagaacataagaacaagccagctggatcagaccagagtccatctagtccagctctctgctactcgcagtggcccaccaggtgcctttgggagctcacgtgcaggatgtgaaggcaatggttctgcggctgttgctcccaagcacctggtctgttaaggcatttgcaatctcagatcaaagaggatcaagattggtagccatagatcgacttctcctccataaatctgtccaagctccttttaaagctatccaggttagtggccatcaccacctcctgtggcagcatattccaaacaccaatcacacgttgcgtgaagaagtgtttccttttattagtcctaattcttccccccagcattttcaatgaatgccccctggttctagtattgtgagaaagagagaaaaatgtctctctgtcaacattttctaccccatgcataattttatagacttcaatcatatcccccctcagctgtctcctcaccaaactaaagagtcccaaacgctgcagcctctcctcatagggaaggtgctccagtccctcaatcatccttgttgcccttctctgcactttttctatctcctcaatatcctttttgagatgcagcgaccagaactggacacagtactccaagtgcggtctcaccactgctttatataagggcatgacaatctttgcagttttattatcaattcctttcctaatgatccccagcatagagtttgcctttttcacagctgccatgcattgagttgacattcccatggaactatcaactaagacgcccagatccctttcctggtctgtgactgatagcactgacccttgacgcttgtagcttgtatgtgaagtatACAGACTTCTGTGTGAGCGGGACAGTAGCAGAGATGTCAACTTGTGTGAATTAATATAATGGAAGGAAAGGGATAAGAGGATCCTCCCAAGCTGTTCTTCATTTCCCTGTCATCCCTCTTGATGCTACCTTGTCCCCATGACGAGTTGTCAGGAATTTGTGatgcaaactgtgtgtgtgttaagtgctgtcgtTTCCAACTCAaggtgactctatgaatcaagTGCCCGTCAAAacctcctatcattaacagccttgctcaggtgttGAAAagggagggctgtggcttcctttacacaTAGATGTAACTATACATTAGTAGAAAACCTGCCAATGAATAAGAAACTGCAAAATTGGATGCATGAACACCAGGTTCGATGTTAAATTCTTTAACATAAGTAGTCTGTGTTATCTATTAGAACTGCAGCGATTTATGAATATGTAGTGTGCTGTCAGTACGCTTCTGAGTTTTGTATGGACATATCAGAAAttgaggttgattccgcacttacATTATCGACCTAGATTCGACCTAAGTTTGGCCTAGgtactccgcacaaccactgggttCGATGTGGGTTCGTTCCAGCGTCACCCCGTTTCaccgtcaaatttccgactccacttTTTTCGGGAACCATGGTCGAAATCAGGTTGAATCCATGTGAGTGGGGAATCTCGGCGCCAGGAGTCTCCTGTTCAGCTGAGTactttgggcatgcacagagcTGAAGACTCGCCGCAGCGAAAAGtgcacattttttcttcttctggtgttTGAAGCGACTGCTGGGCGCACAAATCTTGCTCTCATCTATACGGCGCTTTGTGGTGTCGCCTCCACATAGCTCCTAcgtatcttattttttaaaaaagcaggacaCAGGGCCATGTGAAACAGTAGCCAATTTGGGACGGAGCAGTGAAGAGGCACTGAGATGatcccaccctccgagctgggatccaGCTAGATGACTTCGGTTGCAGTGGGAAACAACAAAgcctttgacctaggtcagtacccttctcagggaaccgggtcgaactTTTTACACTCGTGTGTGGAATCAGCTTAAGTCTGTTCTAATTTTGCCTTCCCTTTGTGTATATAAATCTTTAAGAATTCACCTCATCCATCTAATGAAGTGGACTCAATAAACCTGAatctttaaggtaccacaagaTTTTTGATCTGTtacctttttttttgccataataGTTTACTCACTGGAATTTTATCAACAGCTATAGCAAACCATTGAGGATTCATAGTGCCATAAATACAATGCCAGAATGCTATTTTAACTGCAAAAAGTACTGTCATAATCTGCTACTCCACCAATTaaagtttgaagtcttcctctaaaaaaaaaactacttaaGTAAGGATATCTGCCATTGCTCCAATAAAAGGATTTTGCAACAATGTCCCTCGGTGTTTCCATGTGTTATAATAGAAGTACATTTCAGCATGCTAACTATGTGCACCCAGGAATAATTGCAATGCAGTTTTCAATAATTTGACGTTGGATGTGCAGTAAgatggtttttttgctttttatgaatgttttgtattttctacaaccaattgaaaaaaaatgttactttggtATCCATCCCCTGATGTCATAGCTGGCATCCCATCTACCATTATTATATAACTGTACAATTCCAGATGAATAGAGTATGGCAGTTGACTCCCATCTTTCTTACCCAGAAAAAGAGAGATGGGAATTAGCTGATTTCATTATACATTTCATTGTACATTTAGGGGTAATGATTGAAGTGATTTTTATGCCACTTCAGAAAATGCTTTTATCTTTTACAGATTAATAATCAATACTCTTCTGTCTTCTTCACATACCCCAACTGCTATTTTGAGATATCAGATATGCAAGTCTCAACGCTGGGCTTAAATTACAAAGTGACAGCCCAATCTGGCGAACCACATCTTGGAAGTATTTGCCCACTCTGCCAGCGTAAGTGGCAGCTATGTCAGCAGGAAGGACAAACAGgtgctgcacagctccacagcaccAAACCTGGAAGAGGCTGCCTTCCCCAGAGCCGCACTGGTCCAATGGAAGATGCTGGTGTAACTGGAGGAAGCCTAGGAGCATTCCTGGGGTACAGCCAagtttagtcagcttccacaagGCTTtgggcctgggaatgcccccctccctggccacagacttacaccacatgAAAGCGTGGCATAAATCCATTTTGCCCTATAGGCACTTTTCAGGCAGCCAGGTTTTTTCGAGTTTTGTATACCTTCCCTCACTGCTTGTAAGTCTTTTGGAGATGGTATGGTGGTGTAGGAGCAGCGCCATCCCTGGTCACAGCACCCTCTGGATTGGACAGTAAGGAACTCAAATGTTCCAGATGATATTCATGAGCTGTAATTGTGTGCCTGAGAAAATGAGAAATGGTGTTCGTTTCCTTCCCTGTTGTTGGCTTAATTTTGTTCCTTCAGTCATTCAAGCATGTTGGACATGCTCCATACTAAGAAAAGAAGCCTGGGCGATCATAGAATATCCTGGCTTGGGCTCCATGGCATGTTGACAGCATACCTTTAAGCAATGGCAGAGGTTTCTGCTGGGTATTCCAAGATTCTGTTGTTTTGACAGTTAGGCAGTTGTTAGGAGTTCTGAGACAGAGCTGGAAGGAGTTTAGTCCCTTCTACAGATCTCATATATTTGGTAACTATTTAAGTTCATATTTTCTCCAATACTTAATTATGTTTCTCTTATAAAATTTTAATCTAAAACTGTTAATGCTCAGTAAGTCTGTTAAGGTTCTAAGCTCTCCGCTTTGAGATTTTCTGGGTCAAGCATGCAGGGGAAGAAGAGACAATGTTCTGTTGTGGTCAGGAGTGTTGGATGAAGACCTGGGGGACCCATGTGTGAACCCCATTCTGCCTTGGAAgccccactgggtgaccttgggccagtctctctcacTCAGCCTATCTTATTTCATAATATTACTGTTAgtaagataaaatggaagagggaataaCAATGTTGTAAGCCTCTCTGGCTGCCAATGAAGGAAGAAAATCAGGGTGTAGGATGGCAGATAGCCAAATGAATCCCAGCCATAGGTGAAGTACTTTGGCTGGCTCAGCTGTAGATGAATATGACTGAGTCAAAAGTGGTGTGACACAGCAGGAGGGTGGGCAGGGCATGTATCAGCCACAGCAAAAGGGTTTATCCCTGTTTTGTCCAATAAAAATGGCCCCTCAGGGCTGGTATTTATTTCATTGGGGAAAACATACAGAATCTCTTTCAGGATCTCTGTTTTGTCCAACAATGCAAATGGCAGTCTTATGAGCATAATTCGGCTAGGGAAAATGCAACATGAAAAAAGGCTCACCAAATACTTCAATCCTCTGCTTGGAtggctgtatgtatgtatgtgctgcCATTGCTCACTCCCTTTGCTTGGATGTCTGCTCAGTTGCCTAATTCTAAGCCAGGTCCACCCACATACCCACCCCTGCAACTCCTCTCCAACCCCCAGAGGCACCACCTTCTTCTCCTGCCCAGCAACACTGAAGGCTCAGATTGCACCTGTCATGG of Sphaerodactylus townsendi isolate TG3544 linkage group LG03, MPM_Stown_v2.3, whole genome shotgun sequence contains these proteins:
- the C1QTNF2 gene encoding complement C1q tumor necrosis factor-related protein 2 gives rise to the protein MIFLVLFVWTVPCIANHLLSSFVKAESQKGSRQLVCSMPGPKGLPGPPGPPGPPGTMGRMGFPGRDGQDGKDGEKGAVGEEGPEGKGGNSGKPGPKGKAGAIGKAGPRGPKGLKGNPGKNGASGKKGPKGARGDIGMPGPCSCGANKAKSAFSVAVTKSYPRERLPIKFDKILMNEGEHYNASSGKFVCSIPGIYYFTYDITLANKHLAIGLVQNGQYRIKTFDANTGNHDVASGSTILSLKQDDEVWLQIFYAEQNGLFYDPYWTDSLFTGFLIYADQDYLNEI